A genomic region of Castor canadensis chromosome 16, mCasCan1.hap1v2, whole genome shotgun sequence contains the following coding sequences:
- the LOC109678509 gene encoding uncharacterized protein isoform X13 produces the protein MLESLKPESDLLQHGEILTAEKPYDCNECRETFNLKQNFIERQKMRTGGKPCECTECGKVFSRVSSLSLHLRSHSGKKSYKCSKCGKAFSQQQNFLSHQKHHTGQKPYECGKASVQMPALIRHQKNHTGSKPYACKECGKAFNGKSYLSEHEKIHTGEKPFECSQCGRAFSQKQYLIKHQNIHSGKKPFKCNECGKAFSQKENLVIHQRIHTGEKPYQCKGCGKAFIQKSSLIRHQRSHTGEKPYTCKECGKAFSGKSNLTEHEKIHIGEKPYKCNECGTIFRQKQYLIKHHNIHTGEKPYECNKCGKAFSRITSLIVHVRIHTGDKPYECKICGKAFCQSSSLTVHMRSHTGEKPYGCNECGKAFSQFSTLALHMRIHTGEKPYQCSECGKAFSQKSHHIRHQRIHTH, from the coding sequence ATGTTGGAAAGTCTTAAGCCTGAATCAGATCTCCTTCAGCATGGTGAAATTCTTACAGCAGAAAAACCTTATGATTGTAATGAGTGTAGAGAAACCTTCAACCTGAAGCAGAACTTCATAGAGCGTCAGAAAATGCGTACTGGAGGGAAACCATGTGAGTGTACTGAATGTGGCAAAGTATTCTCTCGGGTCTCATCCCTCAGTCTGCATTTGAGGAGTCATTCAGGGAAGAAATCGTATAAATGTAGTAAATGTGGAAAGGCCTTCAGCCAGCAGCAAAACTTCCTTTCCCATCAGAAACATCACACTGGACAGAAACCTTATGAATGCGGAAAGGCTTCTGTTCAGATGCCAGCTCTTATTAGACACCAGAAAAATCATACAGGAAGCAAACCATATGCATGTAAGGAATGTGGAAAAGCTTTTAATGGCAAATCATACCTTAGTGAGCACGAGaaaattcatactggagagaaaccattTGAATGTAGTCAGTGTGGAAGAGCCTTCAGCCAAAAACAATACCTCATTAAACATCAGAACATCCATAGTGGAAAGAAGCCCTTTAAATGTAATgagtgtggaaaagcctttagcCAGAAAGAAAATCTCGTTATCCACCAGAgaatccacactggagagaaaccttaccAATGTAAAgggtgtgggaaagccttcattcAGAAGTCAAGCCTCATTAGACACCAGAGAAgtcacacaggagagaagccctacacatgtaaggaatgtggaaaagcttttagtGGCAAATCAAATCTCACCGAACATGAGAAAATTCATATTGGAGAGAAACCATATAAATGTAATGAATGTGGAACAATCTTCAGGCAGAAGCAGTACCTCATTAAACATCATAATATTCAtacaggagagaaaccctatgaatgtaacaagtgtgggaaagccttctctCGAATCACGTCACTTATCGTACATGTGAGAATTCATACAGGTGATAAACCTTATGAGTGTAAAAtatgtggaaaagccttctgtCAAAGCTCATCTCTCACTGTGCATATGAGAAGCCATACAGGTGAGAAGCCTTATGGGTGtaatgaatgtgggaaagccttttctCAGTTCTCAACTCTTGCACTACATATGAGAATCCATACTGGTGAAAAACCTTATCAATGTAGTGAATGTGGGAAAGCTTTCAGCCAGAAGTCACACCACATTAGACACCAGAGAATTCATACTCATTAA